In Triticum aestivum cultivar Chinese Spring chromosome 5B, IWGSC CS RefSeq v2.1, whole genome shotgun sequence, the following proteins share a genomic window:
- the LOC123110278 gene encoding uncharacterized protein isoform X1, which translates to MLKIYKTFLLLDNLFPFDQSLLLAYTSVHSVVLQRDRFVCCLESHGHHARAEAKAAATLNALCCALSPAAFAKPCRGAASVAPLLPKGKVKEGACVVLQQLASRIAVSNLQKYAKKFSEMIKDMSPHYNERSELFGS; encoded by the exons ATGTTGAAAATATATAAAACCTTTCTTCTTTTGGATAATTTGTTTCCCTTTGACCAATCTTTGTTACTTGCCTACACATCTGTGCATAGCGTGGTGCTCCAGCGCGACCGCTTCGTGTGCTGCCTCGAGTCGCATGGCCACCATGCCCGCGCCGAGGCGAAGGCCGCTGCCACTCTCAACGCCCTCTGCTGCGCGCTCTCGCCGGCGGCGTTTGCAAAGCCTTGTCGTGGCGCTGCAagtgttgcccccctcctccccaagGGCAAGGTGAAGGAAGGTGCATGTGTGGTTCTTCAGCAGCTCGCATCGAGGATTGCTGTGTCCAACCTGCAGAAGTATGCCAAGAAGTTCTCGGAGAT GATTAAGGACATGTCCCCGCACTACAACGAGAGATCTGAGCTGTTTGGAAGTTAG
- the LOC123110278 gene encoding uncharacterized protein isoform X2, translated as MAGVVLQRDRFVCCLESHGHHARAEAKAAATLNALCCALSPAAFAKPCRGAASVAPLLPKGKVKEGACVVLQQLASRIAVSNLQKYAKKFSEMIKDMSPHYNERSELFGS; from the exons ATGGCTGG CGTGGTGCTCCAGCGCGACCGCTTCGTGTGCTGCCTCGAGTCGCATGGCCACCATGCCCGCGCCGAGGCGAAGGCCGCTGCCACTCTCAACGCCCTCTGCTGCGCGCTCTCGCCGGCGGCGTTTGCAAAGCCTTGTCGTGGCGCTGCAagtgttgcccccctcctccccaagGGCAAGGTGAAGGAAGGTGCATGTGTGGTTCTTCAGCAGCTCGCATCGAGGATTGCTGTGTCCAACCTGCAGAAGTATGCCAAGAAGTTCTCGGAGAT GATTAAGGACATGTCCCCGCACTACAACGAGAGATCTGAGCTGTTTGGAAGTTAG